In the genome of Treponema pedis, one region contains:
- a CDS encoding metal-dependent transcriptional regulator translates to MNKRTHIAGTITSSKEDYLERIYDLSKKQDDGHVRSVDVARALNVSRASVNKSLVGLKEDGYIEQEPYGTITLTKKGKTIAKEVRTRHNALRSFLVNVLKVDYDTADMDACEMEHAISKKTAEKLYAYLKELGISDCSAEEK, encoded by the coding sequence ATGAACAAACGAACTCATATTGCAGGAACCATTACTTCCTCGAAAGAAGATTACTTAGAGCGTATCTATGATTTATCTAAAAAGCAAGATGACGGTCATGTGCGCTCCGTTGATGTTGCCCGCGCTTTAAACGTATCACGGGCAAGTGTAAACAAATCGCTTGTAGGTCTAAAAGAAGACGGCTACATTGAACAAGAACCTTACGGCACAATTACGCTTACCAAAAAAGGCAAAACAATTGCAAAAGAGGTTAGAACACGCCATAATGCCTTACGCTCTTTTTTGGTTAACGTTTTAAAAGTCGATTACGACACTGCCGATATGGACGCTTGCGAAATGGAGCATGCCATAAGCAAAAAAACGGCCGAAAAGCTTTATGCCTATCTTAAAGAACTCGGTATTTCCGACTGTTCTGCGGAAGAAAAATAG
- a CDS encoding ATP-binding cassette domain-containing protein: MKTVYTLYKKFYKGLTLPIIFLLVLNACNSIFLVLGKEGLNRILNHLSFASLLAMSISVIVYTILQTVYELILNNSITYCALPPMMKNSFHHSLVNSNRKLEEEGFYIMSYTQDINILIPFCFRFLASCFNVIILNGFLFSISLFLPVILLTIIISTNIVVTYLDKRINETYGLLDDESISYGGIIKTTFQSIFLTLNNSVKSECKKSILQKDEKLLKIENKIKMMEAVKSIFFEGQNYFIPIIISLFCVFALPGVNLVNLLYIIFIISSVNQNMSSVFLAARQIRRSVPIAEKYFKYIEECENNTKKNIHNDAALINAKNISLLKNGKPILNNIDFTLHEGEQIAVVGQNGSGKTSLLRLLTMNEAEFSGSLTYNLKTLGANTIPCLWSHPHIFNISLRDNLVFDKSVPDADIMQMLNVLKLAHFVDTLPDGLDTVMDMNNLTVSDGERSRIALARILLLTSDCPVLLLDEFSRNVNTEIEDLMLNLIFVKKSAIAAVTNNISTAKRFKKILFVARQDGSLKEIGKDGIAERIKAAK; encoded by the coding sequence GTGAAAACCGTTTATACTTTATATAAAAAATTCTATAAGGGTTTGACTTTACCTATTATTTTTTTACTTGTTCTAAATGCGTGCAATTCTATATTTCTTGTTTTAGGAAAAGAAGGCCTTAACAGAATATTGAATCATCTTTCTTTTGCATCTCTTTTAGCTATGTCAATATCCGTTATCGTATATACTATACTACAAACCGTTTATGAACTGATATTAAATAATTCCATTACTTATTGCGCATTACCGCCTATGATGAAAAACTCCTTTCATCACAGCTTGGTAAACAGTAACCGTAAATTGGAAGAAGAAGGTTTTTATATAATGTCCTATACTCAAGATATTAACATTCTTATTCCTTTTTGTTTTCGCTTTCTGGCTTCTTGTTTTAATGTTATTATTCTTAACGGCTTTTTATTCTCCATATCCTTATTTCTTCCCGTTATTTTATTAACAATAATTATATCGACTAATATCGTAGTTACTTATTTGGATAAACGAATAAACGAAACATACGGTTTACTTGACGATGAAAGCATAAGCTACGGCGGTATTATTAAAACGACCTTTCAATCAATTTTTTTAACATTAAATAACTCGGTTAAATCGGAGTGTAAAAAATCTATTTTACAAAAAGATGAAAAGCTTCTCAAAATTGAAAATAAAATTAAAATGATGGAAGCTGTAAAAAGCATTTTTTTTGAAGGACAAAATTACTTTATTCCTATTATAATAAGCCTGTTTTGTGTTTTTGCATTGCCCGGCGTAAATTTAGTAAATCTTTTATACATAATCTTTATTATTTCGTCGGTTAATCAAAATATGTCAAGTGTTTTTTTAGCGGCAAGGCAAATAAGACGCTCGGTTCCCATAGCGGAAAAATATTTTAAGTATATTGAAGAATGTGAAAATAATACAAAGAAAAACATTCATAACGATGCAGCTTTGATTAATGCAAAAAATATTTCGCTGCTTAAAAACGGCAAACCTATATTAAACAATATCGATTTTACACTCCATGAGGGCGAGCAAATTGCCGTTGTAGGACAAAACGGTTCCGGAAAAACAAGTTTATTACGCCTCCTTACAATGAACGAAGCGGAGTTTTCAGGATCGCTTACATATAATTTGAAAACCTTAGGTGCAAATACAATTCCTTGTCTTTGGAGTCATCCGCATATTTTTAATATCTCCTTACGCGATAATCTTGTATTCGACAAGTCCGTTCCCGATGCTGACATAATGCAAATGCTGAATGTGCTTAAATTGGCACATTTTGTAGATACATTGCCTGACGGCTTGGATACTGTTATGGATATGAACAACTTAACCGTATCGGACGGGGAGCGCAGCAGAATTGCTTTAGCGAGAATATTGCTTTTGACCTCCGATTGTCCCGTCTTGCTTTTAGACGAATTTTCCCGTAATGTCAATACGGAAATAGAAGACTTAATGCTTAATTTAATTTTTGTTAAAAAATCCGCAATCGCTGCTGTTACAAATAATATTTCAACTGCAAAACGCTTTAAAAAAATTTTATTCGTTGCAAGACAGGACGGAAGTCTTAAGGAAATCGGCAAAGACGGCATAGCGGAAAGAATAAAAGCGGCAAAGTAA
- the nifJ gene encoding pyruvate:ferredoxin (flavodoxin) oxidoreductase, translating into MSLEKKLVMIDGNTAAGHVAHALSEVIAIYPITPSSPMGEVADEYSARGRENIWGTVPDVVELQSEAGAAGAVHGALTTGALSSTFTASQGLLLMIPNMYKIAGELTSTVFHIAARAVACSALSIFGDHQDVMACRQTGWAMLASNSVQEVMDLAVISHAATLESRVPFLHFFDGFRTSHEIQKIEEVSYDIMREMISDELVRAHRKRGLTPENPELRGTAQNPDIYFQGREAVNKYYLATPEIVKKTMDKYAKLTGRQYHLFDYHGAADAENIIILMGSGAETVEETVDELNSKGGKFGVLKVRLYRPFSAEHFVKAIPATVKGIAVLDRCKEAGALGEPLYEDVRTAIGEMQAAKKCPFTNYPVILGGRFGLGSKEFTPAMVKGIFDNLTGEKKNNFSVGIEDDVTNTSIKYDPSFKLEDKDMHQAMFFGLGSDGTVGANKNSIKIIGEATDNKAQAYFAYDSKKSGGFTISHLRFGKHAIRKPYLITNADFVACHKFSYIETYDMLSTLKTGGTFLLNAPYGKDEIWDKIPAEVQKQIIDKQAKFYVIDAIKIAEKAGMGTRINVVMQTAFFKIFGILPEAEAVGLIKKFIEKSYGKKGPEIVQKNITTIDMALAGVEEVNYPKTVSSTLKMHPAITSNAPEFVQKVLGKIAVQKGDELRVSELPEDGTFPTATTQYEKRGIAENIPIWKSEICIQCGQCTMVCPHAAIRMKAYDSSLLKTAPASFKSCAYKGKEFENSHFTIQVSPEDCTGCGLCVKQCPAKSKENPEIKAINMENFVENRKAEVENWDFFFNTIPDPDTKNLNLSTPKGICMRKPLFEFSGACAGCGETPYVRLLSQLFGDRTVIANATGCSSIYGGNLPTTPYAKRADGRGPAWSNSLFEDAAEFGYGMRLTSDKLAVYAREVAVKVKEKGIAANIIDKILANTQEDDNAIEDQRSYVAELKKELAKSNDELVKELNSLTDHFIKRSIWILGGDGWAYDIGYGGLDHVLASGKNINVLVMDTEVYSNTGGQMSKATPIGAVAKFAASGKEIGKKDLGMMAMSYGYVYVAHISMGANMSQVIKAFREAESYDGPSIIIAYSHCINHGINMTNGMTNQKEVVTCGLWPLYRFDPRLAEQGKNPFQLDSKEPDFNIADFIYKEVRFKTLKNADPARAQMLLDKAVARAKRRWQEYKYLADRPF; encoded by the coding sequence ATGAGCCTAGAAAAAAAACTTGTCATGATCGACGGTAATACAGCCGCAGGTCATGTTGCCCACGCTTTAAGCGAGGTTATTGCCATCTACCCGATTACGCCGTCAAGTCCTATGGGAGAAGTAGCCGATGAGTATTCGGCACGCGGCAGAGAAAACATTTGGGGAACTGTTCCCGATGTTGTAGAGTTACAATCGGAAGCGGGTGCTGCGGGTGCAGTGCATGGCGCTTTGACGACGGGTGCCTTATCTTCTACATTTACCGCATCACAGGGGCTTCTCTTGATGATTCCGAATATGTACAAAATTGCAGGTGAATTAACCAGCACCGTTTTTCACATTGCAGCCAGAGCCGTAGCTTGCAGCGCTCTTTCAATTTTCGGAGACCATCAAGACGTTATGGCTTGCCGCCAAACGGGCTGGGCAATGCTGGCTTCCAATTCCGTACAGGAAGTTATGGATTTAGCCGTTATTTCGCATGCCGCAACTTTGGAATCTCGCGTTCCGTTTCTTCACTTTTTTGACGGTTTCAGAACAAGCCATGAAATTCAAAAAATTGAAGAGGTTTCTTACGACATAATGCGCGAAATGATAAGCGATGAGCTTGTACGCGCACACAGAAAAAGAGGTCTTACACCTGAAAACCCCGAACTTAGAGGAACAGCTCAAAACCCGGATATTTACTTTCAGGGACGCGAAGCAGTAAACAAATACTACCTTGCAACACCGGAAATTGTTAAAAAAACAATGGATAAGTATGCAAAATTAACGGGAAGACAATATCATTTATTTGATTATCACGGAGCCGCCGACGCGGAAAATATTATAATTCTTATGGGTTCCGGTGCGGAAACCGTGGAAGAAACCGTTGATGAACTTAATTCCAAAGGCGGAAAATTCGGTGTCTTAAAGGTAAGACTTTACCGCCCCTTCAGTGCGGAGCATTTTGTAAAAGCAATTCCTGCAACGGTTAAGGGAATTGCCGTTCTTGACCGCTGTAAAGAAGCTGGAGCCCTCGGGGAACCCCTTTATGAAGACGTACGCACCGCCATCGGCGAAATGCAAGCTGCAAAAAAATGTCCGTTTACAAATTACCCCGTAATTCTCGGCGGACGTTTCGGATTGGGCTCAAAGGAATTCACCCCTGCAATGGTTAAGGGTATATTCGATAATCTGACAGGCGAAAAGAAAAATAATTTCTCCGTAGGTATTGAAGACGATGTTACAAACACCAGCATAAAATACGACCCGTCATTTAAACTTGAAGATAAAGATATGCACCAAGCTATGTTCTTCGGTTTGGGGTCGGACGGTACCGTAGGTGCAAATAAAAACTCGATAAAAATTATCGGTGAAGCTACGGATAATAAGGCTCAAGCCTATTTTGCTTACGACAGTAAAAAATCCGGAGGCTTTACAATTTCACACTTGCGCTTCGGAAAACACGCAATCCGAAAGCCTTATTTAATTACCAATGCCGACTTCGTTGCCTGCCATAAATTCAGTTATATTGAAACTTATGATATGCTGAGCACTTTAAAAACCGGAGGAACCTTTCTTTTAAACGCTCCTTACGGAAAAGATGAAATTTGGGATAAAATTCCTGCGGAAGTTCAAAAGCAAATTATAGACAAACAGGCTAAATTTTATGTAATCGACGCTATCAAAATTGCGGAAAAAGCCGGAATGGGTACCCGCATAAATGTTGTTATGCAAACCGCCTTCTTTAAGATTTTCGGTATCTTGCCCGAAGCGGAAGCGGTAGGATTGATTAAAAAATTTATCGAAAAATCTTACGGCAAAAAAGGACCTGAAATCGTTCAAAAAAATATTACGACAATCGATATGGCCCTTGCCGGAGTTGAAGAAGTTAATTATCCGAAAACCGTTTCAAGCACTCTTAAAATGCACCCTGCAATTACAAGCAATGCCCCCGAATTCGTTCAAAAAGTTCTCGGAAAAATTGCCGTTCAAAAAGGTGATGAGTTAAGAGTAAGCGAGCTCCCCGAAGACGGAACGTTCCCGACCGCAACCACTCAATACGAAAAACGCGGTATTGCGGAGAATATTCCGATTTGGAAAAGCGAAATTTGTATTCAATGCGGTCAGTGTACAATGGTTTGTCCACACGCTGCAATAAGAATGAAGGCTTACGATTCTTCTCTTCTTAAAACCGCTCCCGCCTCATTTAAATCTTGCGCATATAAGGGCAAGGAATTCGAAAATTCGCACTTTACCATTCAGGTTTCACCTGAAGATTGTACGGGCTGCGGACTTTGCGTTAAGCAGTGTCCTGCAAAGTCGAAAGAAAATCCCGAAATTAAAGCAATCAATATGGAAAACTTCGTAGAAAACCGAAAAGCGGAGGTTGAAAATTGGGATTTCTTCTTTAATACTATTCCGGACCCGGATACAAAGAATCTTAATTTAAGCACGCCTAAGGGAATTTGTATGAGAAAACCGCTTTTCGAATTCTCCGGTGCCTGTGCGGGCTGCGGCGAAACTCCGTATGTAAGACTTCTTTCGCAATTATTCGGAGACAGAACCGTTATTGCAAATGCAACGGGCTGTTCTTCAATTTACGGAGGAAACTTACCTACAACACCTTATGCAAAACGTGCCGACGGAAGAGGTCCTGCATGGTCCAACTCCCTGTTTGAAGATGCGGCCGAATTCGGTTACGGTATGAGGCTTACAAGCGATAAGCTCGCAGTGTATGCACGCGAAGTTGCCGTTAAGGTAAAAGAAAAAGGCATTGCCGCAAACATAATCGATAAGATTTTGGCAAATACTCAAGAAGACGATAACGCTATTGAAGACCAAAGAAGCTATGTTGCGGAACTTAAAAAAGAATTGGCCAAATCGAATGACGAGCTTGTAAAAGAGCTTAATTCTTTAACCGACCACTTTATTAAGCGCTCCATTTGGATTTTGGGCGGCGACGGCTGGGCTTATGATATAGGTTACGGCGGTCTTGACCATGTACTCGCTTCAGGAAAAAACATCAATGTTCTTGTTATGGACACGGAAGTTTACTCCAATACGGGCGGACAAATGTCGAAGGCAACCCCCATCGGAGCCGTTGCAAAATTTGCGGCTTCCGGTAAGGAAATAGGTAAAAAAGACCTCGGTATGATGGCTATGAGTTACGGCTATGTATATGTTGCCCATATTTCAATGGGAGCAAATATGAGTCAGGTTATTAAGGCTTTCCGCGAAGCCGAAAGCTATGACGGACCTTCAATCATCATTGCATACAGCCATTGTATTAACCACGGAATCAATATGACAAACGGTATGACAAACCAAAAAGAAGTAGTAACCTGCGGACTTTGGCCCTTATACCGCTTTGACCCGCGTCTTGCAGAACAGGGTAAAAATCCGTTCCAACTTGACAGCAAGGAACCGGACTTTAATATTGCGGACTTTATTTATAAAGAAGTACGCTTTAAAACCTTAAAGAATGCGGACCCGGCCCGTGCACAAATGCTCTTGGATAAGGCTGTTGCAAGAGCAAAGAGGCGATGGCAAGAATATAAATACTTGGCCGATAGACCTTTCTAA
- a CDS encoding methyl-accepting chemotaxis protein: MKHRFSIKLKLLVIFGLLASISVFVLGFLAIRIAGKAVTEKIEAHLIDKAIDTAQVVDGRVNAFFQFLEGVARTPILQEGGSYEEKSLYLKKEAAFNDKIRTLGIADLAGNLYKDGARATDASEELWHIHSKQGKNFIGEPIVSKVDGALIIILSVPIYGENKNIIGILNATVDGLILSHDIQDIVVGKTGYCYILGKTGIDIADKEENIAWVKEQRSSAEEAKKNGEYESLAAFDKKALISEHSDVDFFWFEKVYFIASFAKIKSTDWTAVIMAPVGEFMGTVETLKRSMFFIGISILISALVVVFLIAHALVKPISKVVAALKDISQGEGDLTVRLPIHGNDEITDLSRYFNQTIEKIGAAIKSVGGNAKTMQSIGEELSSNMTETASSINQIGNNIEGVKEQVMTQAASVTETAATVEQIIRTIKHLNNSIETQAASVAQSSASVEQMVANIGSITQTLGKSDGVIKELAAATADGKETLSSSNVITQKIAEESGSLMEASSVIQHIASQTNLLAMNAAIEAAHAGDAGKGFAVVADEIRKLAEESSAQGKSITSTLKTLSGEIEILSEASKTVEEKFNAIFSLAENVKEMSNRIMEAMHEQENGSREVLSAIRNINEVTVEVKAGSEEMLKGGEGVADEMNKLDGLTRTITDSMNEMASGAIQINNAVQEVNEITQKNKMSIEALAQEVGKFRV; this comes from the coding sequence ATGAAACATAGATTTTCAATTAAATTAAAACTGCTCGTAATATTCGGTTTGTTGGCTTCAATTTCGGTTTTTGTTCTCGGATTTTTGGCAATACGGATTGCAGGAAAGGCCGTAACCGAAAAAATTGAAGCTCATTTAATAGACAAGGCAATCGATACCGCTCAAGTGGTTGACGGAAGAGTAAACGCCTTTTTTCAATTTTTGGAAGGCGTTGCCCGCACTCCTATTTTACAGGAAGGCGGGTCTTACGAAGAAAAGTCGCTTTATTTAAAAAAGGAAGCGGCATTTAACGATAAAATAAGAACTCTGGGTATAGCGGACCTTGCGGGTAATTTATACAAGGACGGTGCAAGAGCTACCGATGCAAGCGAAGAGTTATGGCATATACATTCAAAGCAGGGTAAAAATTTTATAGGCGAGCCTATCGTTTCAAAAGTAGACGGAGCTCTTATTATAATATTAAGCGTTCCGATTTACGGAGAAAATAAAAATATTATAGGTATATTAAACGCTACCGTTGACGGGCTTATCCTCTCGCATGATATTCAGGATATTGTTGTAGGTAAGACTGGTTATTGCTATATTTTGGGAAAAACCGGTATAGATATAGCCGATAAAGAGGAAAATATAGCTTGGGTAAAAGAACAAAGAAGTTCTGCGGAAGAAGCAAAGAAAAACGGCGAATATGAGTCATTGGCGGCATTTGATAAAAAGGCTTTGATTTCGGAACATTCCGATGTGGATTTCTTTTGGTTTGAAAAAGTTTATTTTATAGCTTCTTTTGCAAAGATAAAAAGTACGGATTGGACTGCCGTTATTATGGCTCCCGTAGGGGAATTTATGGGAACGGTAGAAACTTTGAAGCGTTCGATGTTTTTTATAGGTATTAGTATTTTAATTTCAGCCCTTGTTGTAGTTTTTTTAATAGCCCACGCGCTTGTAAAGCCCATATCAAAGGTAGTTGCGGCATTAAAAGATATTTCTCAGGGCGAAGGCGATTTAACGGTACGGCTCCCCATTCACGGTAATGACGAAATTACGGACCTTTCCCGATACTTTAACCAAACTATCGAAAAAATAGGGGCTGCCATTAAATCAGTAGGAGGTAATGCTAAAACTATGCAGAGCATAGGGGAAGAGCTTTCCTCCAACATGACCGAAACTGCAAGTTCTATAAATCAAATCGGTAATAATATAGAGGGCGTTAAGGAACAGGTTATGACACAGGCGGCAAGCGTTACGGAAACAGCCGCTACGGTAGAGCAGATTATCCGCACCATAAAACATCTTAATAACAGTATTGAAACGCAAGCCGCTTCGGTAGCTCAATCTTCCGCTTCCGTTGAGCAGATGGTTGCCAATATAGGTTCCATTACTCAAACCTTGGGGAAAAGCGACGGCGTTATTAAAGAGCTTGCGGCAGCTACCGCAGACGGTAAAGAAACTCTCAGTTCTTCAAATGTTATTACTCAAAAAATTGCGGAAGAATCGGGTTCCCTTATGGAAGCCAGCTCCGTTATTCAGCACATAGCAAGTCAAACAAATCTTTTGGCTATGAACGCCGCAATAGAAGCTGCCCATGCGGGAGATGCGGGAAAGGGTTTTGCGGTTGTGGCGGACGAAATCAGAAAGCTTGCAGAAGAATCTTCAGCTCAAGGAAAGAGTATCACATCTACGCTTAAAACATTATCGGGAGAAATTGAAATTCTTTCGGAAGCTTCAAAAACGGTAGAAGAAAAATTTAATGCAATTTTTTCGTTGGCGGAAAATGTCAAAGAGATGAGTAACCGCATTATGGAAGCCATGCATGAGCAGGAAAACGGAAGCAGGGAAGTGTTAAGTGCAATACGCAATATAAATGAGGTAACGGTGGAAGTAAAGGCGGGCTCCGAAGAGATGCTTAAAGGCGGTGAAGGCGTTGCCGATGAGATGAATAAGCTTGACGGGTTAACACGCACTATAACGGACAGTATGAACGAAATGGCTTCGGGGGCAATACAGATAAACAATGCGGTACAGGAAGTAAACGAAATTACTCAAAAGAATAAGATGAGTATCGAAGCCTTAGCTCAAGAAGTCGGCAAATTTAGAGTGTAG
- a CDS encoding DUF1007 family protein — MKKYFIAAIFGLLFSTVYAHPHMFFTSRVEFIFSGEKLQGAYVTWTFDRFFSCRHYRRVRFK; from the coding sequence ATGAAAAAATATTTTATTGCTGCAATTTTCGGTTTACTTTTCTCAACCGTATATGCCCACCCGCATATGTTTTTTACAAGCCGTGTGGAATTTATATTTTCCGGAGAAAAACTGCAAGGGGCATATGTTACATGGACCTTCGACAGGTTTTTTAGTTGCCGACATTATAGACGGGTACGATTTAAATAA
- a CDS encoding PSP1 domain-containing protein: protein MTYNEDENIEDIAALEDSDVPPLRKAAHPEDFPSPLYQLKLEYSQETVYAVLPAGLVVKPGEYVLTPTRYGNDIAKFCGQVKCPINSSPDEVVTVIRKTTAEDLFLLEENKNKEKEAGVVFKEKVALNNLDMKFIGCHFLFDESKVLFFFSADNRIDFRKLVKDLVSVFKVRVELRQIGVRDESRIIGGLGCCGRPYCCHGVTDKLNPVSIKMAKEQNLSLNSTKISGQCGRLLCCLAYEHEWYSDVRKAMPPEGIKFGYDGTTFKITELNPITQMVSLLGEDGRILSIPSKRIKNVGGKWQIR, encoded by the coding sequence ATGACTTATAATGAAGATGAAAATATAGAAGATATAGCGGCTCTTGAAGATTCCGATGTGCCGCCTTTACGTAAAGCGGCTCACCCTGAAGATTTTCCTTCACCTTTGTATCAGCTTAAATTGGAATATTCTCAAGAAACCGTTTATGCGGTACTTCCTGCAGGGCTTGTTGTAAAACCGGGTGAATATGTACTTACTCCGACCCGTTACGGAAACGATATTGCCAAGTTTTGCGGTCAAGTAAAATGTCCTATAAACAGTTCTCCTGATGAGGTTGTTACGGTAATACGCAAGACGACCGCCGAAGACCTTTTTTTGCTTGAAGAAAATAAAAATAAAGAAAAAGAAGCGGGTGTAGTTTTTAAAGAAAAAGTTGCTTTAAATAACTTGGATATGAAATTTATAGGCTGCCATTTTTTATTCGATGAATCTAAGGTGTTATTTTTCTTCAGTGCGGATAACCGTATAGATTTTAGGAAACTTGTTAAAGATTTGGTTTCGGTGTTTAAGGTTAGAGTGGAATTAAGGCAAATCGGTGTCCGTGATGAATCTCGAATTATAGGAGGCTTGGGCTGTTGCGGCAGACCTTATTGCTGCCACGGCGTTACGGATAAGCTTAATCCCGTTTCGATTAAAATGGCGAAAGAACAAAACCTTTCTCTTAATTCCACTAAAATTTCGGGACAGTGCGGCAGACTGTTATGTTGTCTTGCTTATGAACATGAATGGTATTCCGATGTCCGTAAAGCAATGCCGCCTGAAGGTATAAAATTCGGTTACGACGGTACGACATTTAAGATAACGGAATTAAATCCGATAACTCAAATGGTATCGCTTTTAGGAGAAGACGGACGTATTTTGAGTATCCCGTCAAAGCGTATAAAAAACGTCGGCGGGAAGTGGCAAATACGCTGA
- a CDS encoding DUF1007 family protein encodes MLHGPSTGFLVADIIDGYDLNKDGVFNAAETSEVYNNAFIYTQNYYFFIFMRQGNVRTSPEHILKSKFSLWQKNGIVSYRFYVDLTAFKGRELYFACYDYTFFCDITYPEKLAVNFICDKTKLNPVYSIVENKNYPVYYNPTGPIDDTTVYYKWAPGLQTYYPREIHIKF; translated from the coding sequence ATGTTACATGGACCTTCGACAGGTTTTTTAGTTGCCGACATTATAGACGGGTACGATTTAAATAAGGACGGAGTATTTAATGCCGCGGAAACAAGCGAAGTTTATAATAACGCTTTTATTTATACTCAAAATTACTATTTCTTTATTTTTATGCGGCAGGGAAACGTGAGAACTTCACCTGAACATATTCTTAAATCCAAATTTTCTTTATGGCAAAAAAACGGAATAGTAAGTTACAGGTTTTATGTCGATTTAACGGCATTTAAAGGACGGGAGTTATATTTTGCATGTTATGACTATACTTTTTTTTGCGATATAACTTATCCCGAAAAGCTTGCGGTAAACTTTATTTGCGATAAAACAAAACTGAATCCCGTATATTCGATTGTGGAAAACAAAAATTATCCCGTGTATTATAATCCTACGGGTCCTATAGACGATACAACCGTTTATTATAAATGGGCTCCGGGTCTTCAAACATATTACCCCCGAGAAATTCACATAAAATTTTAA